A genomic window from Martelella lutilitoris includes:
- a CDS encoding galactokinase produces the protein MSDTVSLREAFAERFGGSPRFFRAPGRVNLIGEHTDYNDGFVMPAALEFEAEAAAAARQDRIITIHSLNNGRSAEIDLDAEANAPRGDWTDYAFGVAVMIEKAGTTLKGADILVSSSVPVGSGLSSSAALEVVVGYALLSLSGYAVDTVELAKICQKAENEYVGMRCGIMDQFISCNGVHDHALMIDCRSLERKPVPIDPKARIVVANSMVHHALADGEYNKRRNSCEEGVRLLQPALGDIKALRDVSFDALEEHRDLLPEATYRRCRHIVTENGRVLAAAEVLERGDLDAFGRLMNASHVSMRDDYEISCAEVDKLVEIAQSLPGVFGARMTGGGFGGCVVSLVAVEAVDDFIESVRAAYFEATGHTSDIFACAPQDGAGPLFG, from the coding sequence ATGTCCGACACCGTTTCACTGCGTGAGGCCTTCGCCGAGCGTTTCGGCGGGAGCCCTCGATTTTTCCGCGCGCCGGGACGCGTCAACCTGATCGGCGAGCATACCGATTACAATGACGGTTTCGTCATGCCGGCGGCGCTCGAATTCGAGGCGGAGGCGGCGGCCGCCGCGCGCCAAGACCGGATCATCACGATCCACTCCCTCAACAACGGCAGGAGCGCCGAAATCGATCTCGACGCAGAGGCGAACGCGCCGCGCGGCGACTGGACGGATTACGCCTTCGGCGTCGCCGTCATGATCGAAAAGGCAGGCACGACGCTCAAGGGCGCGGATATTCTGGTCTCATCGAGCGTGCCCGTCGGTTCCGGCCTTTCCTCGTCGGCTGCCCTCGAAGTGGTGGTCGGCTATGCGCTTCTGTCGCTTTCCGGCTACGCGGTCGATACCGTCGAACTCGCGAAAATCTGCCAGAAGGCGGAAAACGAGTATGTCGGCATGCGCTGCGGCATCATGGACCAGTTCATCTCCTGCAACGGCGTGCATGACCATGCGCTGATGATCGATTGCCGCTCGCTGGAGCGCAAACCGGTGCCGATCGACCCGAAGGCGCGGATCGTGGTCGCCAATTCCATGGTCCATCATGCGCTTGCCGACGGCGAGTACAACAAGCGCCGGAACTCCTGCGAGGAGGGCGTGCGCCTGCTTCAGCCCGCGCTGGGCGACATTAAGGCTCTGCGCGATGTCAGTTTCGACGCGCTCGAGGAGCATCGCGATCTTCTGCCGGAGGCAACCTACCGACGCTGCCGCCATATCGTGACAGAGAACGGGCGCGTGCTCGCCGCCGCCGAGGTGCTGGAGCGCGGCGACCTGGACGCTTTCGGACGATTGATGAACGCCTCCCACGTTTCGATGCGCGATGATTACGAGATTTCCTGCGCCGAGGTCGATAAGCTGGTTGAGATTGCTCAGTCGCTGCCGGGCGTTTTCGGCGCGCGAATGACCGGCGGCGGTTTCGGCGGCTGCGTGGTCAGCCTTGTCGCCGTCGAGGCGGTTGATGACTTTATTGAAAGTGTGCGTGCGGCCTATTTCGAAGCCACGGGCCACACCTCCGACATCTTTGCCTGCGCCCCGCAGGATGGCGCCGGTCCCCTTTTCGGATGA
- a CDS encoding ABC transporter substrate-binding protein — MKNLLKLTLLATVGLMPLAAQAQEKTTINWALWDWDATAYYQPIIDAFEAKYPDITVEHTDLGSADFSTMLMTQLSGGGSDLDVVQVKDIPGYANLVKANLLAPLNDDIAENDIDTKAYGGLIEALTVDGNVYALPFRSDVWILYYNKDLFDEAGVEYPTNDMTWDEFAEKARALTSGFGANKTYGGLFHTWRSTVQLPCIMDGEHTLDGGSYEFLQSCYERVLSLQEDGAVPSYAQLKTSGTHYSGPFYNGAVAMLPMGSWFIGTQIQKVQSGESLATNWGIARYPHMEGVEAGTTAATVTSIGVAANSENKDAAMKFANFIAGPEGAKVIAETGTFPALMTDEVLATITSKDGFPTDETSKGALKTVQSYLEMPVNLKAADIEVVLNRAHDNIMTDNISVEDGLKTMDEGVQQELNK; from the coding sequence ATGAAAAACCTGCTCAAACTGACCCTTCTGGCAACGGTCGGCCTGATGCCGCTTGCCGCCCAGGCACAGGAGAAGACGACCATCAACTGGGCGCTCTGGGACTGGGACGCGACGGCCTATTACCAGCCGATCATCGACGCCTTCGAGGCCAAGTACCCCGACATCACCGTCGAACACACCGATCTCGGTTCGGCCGATTTCTCCACCATGCTGATGACCCAGCTTTCCGGCGGCGGCTCAGACCTCGATGTCGTCCAGGTGAAGGACATTCCGGGATACGCCAATCTGGTGAAGGCCAATCTTCTCGCTCCGCTCAACGACGATATCGCCGAAAACGACATCGACACAAAAGCCTATGGCGGCCTGATCGAGGCGTTGACGGTTGACGGCAATGTCTATGCCCTGCCGTTCCGTTCCGATGTCTGGATCCTTTACTACAACAAGGACCTCTTCGATGAGGCCGGCGTCGAGTATCCGACCAACGACATGACCTGGGACGAATTCGCCGAAAAGGCGCGCGCGCTGACCTCGGGTTTCGGCGCCAACAAGACCTATGGCGGCCTGTTTCACACGTGGCGTTCCACCGTGCAACTGCCCTGCATCATGGACGGTGAACATACGCTCGATGGTGGTTCCTACGAATTCCTGCAGTCCTGCTATGAACGCGTTCTCAGCCTCCAGGAAGACGGCGCCGTGCCGTCCTATGCCCAGCTGAAGACCTCCGGCACGCACTATTCCGGCCCGTTCTACAACGGCGCGGTTGCCATGCTGCCCATGGGAAGCTGGTTCATCGGCACGCAGATCCAGAAGGTTCAGTCGGGCGAATCGCTGGCCACCAACTGGGGCATCGCCCGCTATCCGCATATGGAAGGCGTCGAGGCCGGCACCACGGCTGCCACCGTCACCTCGATCGGCGTTGCGGCCAATTCCGAGAACAAGGATGCCGCAATGAAGTTCGCAAACTTCATTGCCGGTCCCGAAGGCGCCAAGGTGATCGCCGAAACCGGCACCTTTCCGGCGCTGATGACGGACGAGGTTCTCGCGACGATCACGTCGAAGGATGGTTTCCCGACGGACGAGACCAGCAAGGGGGCGCTCAAGACCGTCCAGAGCTATCTCGAAATGCCGGTCAACCTGAAGGCGGCCGATATCGAGGTTGTCTTGAACCGTGCCCATGACAACATCATGACCGACAACATCTCGGTCGAAGATGGTCTGAAGACCATGGATGAAGGCGTCCAGCAGGAACTCAACAAGTAA